Part of the Candidatus Dormiibacterota bacterium genome, AACCTGGGCTGCGGCGTCCCTAGCTAGGCGTAAATCCCGCGCAAGGTCAGCGCTTTGACGACGCGGTCGATGGCGAGCATGTAGGCCGCCGTGCGCAGCGTCGTATTGTATTTGATCTTGATCCGGCGCACTTCGTGGATGTTCGTGAGCAGCACGTCCTCGAGGCGCTCGTTGACTTCGGCTTCTTTCCAGAAGTAGCCCATGCGGTCTTGAACCCATTCGAAGTACGAGACGGTCACGCCGCCCGCGTTTGCCATGATATCCGGAATCACGACGATCCCGCGATCGAAGAAGGTCTTTGCGGCTTCCGGCGTCGTCGGACCGTTCGCGCCCTCGACGATGAGCTTGGCTTTGACCTTCGATGCATTCTCGGCAGTGAGCACTTTTTCGAGTGCGGCCGGTACGAGAACGTCGCATTCGCTGACGAGCAACTCGGCATTGCTGATTTTATCGCCGCCCTGGAACCCGGCCAGGTTATGGTGCTTACCGACGTGTTCCATCGCCTCGACGATATTGATACCGTTCTTGTTGTAATAAGCCCCGGTTACGTCGGATATTCCGCGCACCGTGCATCCGCGCTCCGCAAAGAGCTTCGCGGCGTACATGCCGACGTTACCGAACCCTTGGATCACGACGCTGGCGCCCTCGGGCGCGATGCCCATCTGCGCCATCTCGTC contains:
- a CDS encoding Glu/Leu/Phe/Val dehydrogenase; protein product: MTTAVREVSVFGDGIAYFNEAADLLELDAGMRQILTHPSRQIIFSIPFQRDTGEFEVFTGYRVQYNFARGPAKGGIRYHPGVTLDEVTALAFWMTWKCAVVDLPFGGGKGGVTCDPSTLSNNELERITRRYAAELVEVVGPDKDVPAPDVNTTPQVMAWFMDTYSMHTRQNCPGVVTGKPLEIGGSRGRVEATGRGVTICALDEMAQMGIAPEGASVVIQGFGNVGMYAAKLFAERGCTVRGISDVTGAYYNKNGINIVEAMEHVGKHHNLAGFQGGDKISNAELLVSECDVLVPAALEKVLTAENASKVKAKLIVEGANGPTTPEAAKTFFDRGIVVIPDIMANAGGVTVSYFEWVQDRMGYFWKEAEVNERLEDVLLTNIHEVRRIKIKYNTTLRTAAYMLAIDRVVKALTLRGIYA